A stretch of the Mycobacterium sp. ITM-2016-00317 genome encodes the following:
- a CDS encoding alpha/beta fold hydrolase: MSRNARRRRAHDRFAALPGVRSVRRPVRPRPAGPGDEQFDVYYVRTGPASEHPLVIIPGGPGAASVALYRTFRRHAAAAGLDVIMVEHRGVGLSRHDDAGADLPPEALTVDAVVDDVAAVLDDAGVERAVVYGTSYGSYVAAGVGVRHPGRVQAMVLDSPLLSAGDIGAVRAQARRVLWDGAAGGDADLAAKVRQLVAAGTLTPEALLLTIGLYELAGPDALSRQLDLLAADRDLLWKFAERITKLVTERKTPYRHEPDLVERIAYRELNYGAVPDGGPLDPAVALREMASGDVDFVAEPYDLAAAMPGFGWPTAVLSGGRDLTTPPQVAHRIADLIPGSALVELPTAGHSILDTREHAALQICTAVHGGNIAELPSRATELDALPANVTVRLLIAALAAGVRAESVLPRGVRAATS, from the coding sequence ATGAGCAGGAACGCCAGACGTCGCCGCGCGCACGACAGGTTCGCGGCGCTGCCCGGGGTGCGGTCGGTGCGCCGTCCTGTCCGCCCGCGTCCCGCCGGGCCGGGCGACGAGCAGTTCGACGTGTACTACGTGCGGACCGGTCCCGCGTCCGAGCATCCGCTGGTGATCATCCCCGGCGGGCCCGGCGCGGCGTCCGTCGCGCTGTACCGGACGTTCCGCAGGCACGCCGCGGCGGCGGGGCTCGACGTCATCATGGTCGAGCATCGCGGCGTCGGTCTGTCCCGCCACGACGACGCCGGTGCCGACCTGCCGCCGGAGGCGCTGACGGTCGACGCCGTCGTGGACGACGTCGCCGCGGTGCTGGACGACGCCGGGGTCGAGCGCGCGGTGGTGTACGGCACGTCCTACGGCTCGTATGTGGCGGCCGGGGTCGGGGTGCGCCATCCGGGACGGGTGCAGGCCATGGTGCTGGACTCGCCGCTGCTCTCGGCCGGGGATATCGGGGCGGTGCGCGCACAGGCCCGCCGGGTGCTGTGGGACGGCGCGGCCGGCGGCGACGCGGACCTGGCCGCGAAGGTGCGGCAGCTGGTCGCGGCAGGCACGTTGACGCCCGAGGCCCTGTTGCTGACCATCGGGTTGTACGAGCTGGCCGGCCCCGACGCGCTGAGCCGCCAGCTCGATCTGCTGGCGGCCGACCGGGATCTGCTGTGGAAGTTCGCCGAGCGGATCACCAAGCTGGTGACCGAACGCAAGACCCCGTACCGTCACGAGCCCGACCTGGTGGAGCGCATCGCCTACCGGGAACTGAACTACGGTGCGGTGCCCGACGGCGGACCGCTCGATCCCGCCGTCGCGTTGCGCGAAATGGCTTCCGGTGACGTGGACTTCGTCGCCGAACCTTATGATCTCGCCGCGGCGATGCCGGGCTTCGGGTGGCCCACCGCGGTGCTGTCGGGCGGTCGCGACCTGACCACACCCCCACAGGTGGCGCACCGGATCGCCGACCTCATTCCCGGATCTGCGCTCGTCGAACTGCCCACCGCGGGCCACAGCATCCTGGACACCCGGGAGCACGCGGCCCTGCAGATCTGCACCGCGGTGCACGGTGGGAACATCGCCGAACTTCCCTCCCGGGCAACCGAACTGGACGCCCTCCCGGCGAACGTGACGGTGCGGCTGCTGATCGCCGCGCTCGCGGCGGGCGTCCGCGCGGAATCGGTGCTGCCGCGGGGGGTGCGCGCGGCTACTTCATGA
- a CDS encoding ABC transporter ATP-binding protein, giving the protein MLWGLLRRYARPYRRLLTIVAALQVVSTLATLYLPTVNAAIIDDGVAQGDLRRIVELGAVMLAVTALQVVCAVGAVYFGSRASMGVGRDLRSTMFHHVTGFSAEETARFGAPSLLTRTTNDVQQIQLLVQLTCTMLVTAPIMSVGGVLMAIHQDAGLSWLLAVAVPVLALANYWIVSHLLPIFRRVQGQIDGINRVMREQLTGLRVVRAFARESFERNRFAEANTALAGSVLEAGRWQALMLPVTTLVINISSVALIWFGGMRIDAGQMQVGSLIAFLSYFMQILLAVLMATFILVIIPRASVCAERITEVLSTEPAIVNSPTADSPQSINGEIRFDHATFSYTGADRPVLQDVSFTARPGTTTAIVGSTGSGKSTLVSLVCRLYDVTAGAVCVDGVDVRDLDVDRLWDAIGLVPQRGYLFSGTVAENLQVGVRPGHVATEEQMWAALRVACADDFVAAHPDGLSMPVAQGGMNFSGGQRQRLAIARAVIRRPAVYLFDDAFSALDVHTDARVREQLREVSAGATVIIVSQRISTVSAADLIVVVDDGRVVGTGTHEQLLADCRPYREFAESQSMPVGER; this is encoded by the coding sequence ATGCTCTGGGGGCTGCTCCGCCGGTACGCACGGCCCTACCGCAGGCTGCTGACGATCGTCGCGGCGCTTCAGGTGGTCAGCACGCTGGCAACGCTGTATCTGCCCACGGTCAACGCAGCGATCATCGACGACGGGGTCGCCCAGGGCGACCTGCGCCGCATCGTCGAGCTCGGCGCCGTGATGCTCGCCGTGACCGCCCTACAGGTGGTGTGCGCGGTCGGCGCGGTCTACTTCGGGTCCCGCGCCAGCATGGGCGTCGGCCGCGACCTGCGCTCGACGATGTTCCACCACGTCACCGGGTTCTCCGCGGAGGAGACGGCGCGCTTCGGCGCACCGTCGCTGCTGACCCGGACCACCAACGATGTCCAGCAGATCCAATTGCTGGTCCAGCTGACGTGCACGATGCTGGTGACCGCGCCGATCATGAGCGTCGGCGGCGTCCTGATGGCCATCCATCAGGACGCGGGCCTGTCGTGGCTGCTGGCGGTCGCCGTGCCGGTGCTCGCCCTGGCGAACTACTGGATCGTGTCGCATCTGCTGCCCATCTTCCGCAGGGTGCAGGGTCAGATCGACGGCATCAACCGGGTGATGCGCGAGCAGCTCACCGGCCTGCGCGTGGTGCGCGCGTTCGCCCGGGAATCGTTTGAGCGCAACCGCTTCGCCGAAGCCAACACCGCGCTGGCGGGCAGCGTGCTGGAGGCCGGGCGCTGGCAGGCGCTGATGCTGCCGGTGACCACGCTGGTGATCAACATCTCCAGCGTGGCGTTGATCTGGTTCGGCGGCATGCGCATCGACGCAGGACAGATGCAGGTCGGATCGCTGATCGCGTTTCTGTCCTACTTCATGCAGATCCTGCTCGCGGTGCTGATGGCGACGTTCATCCTGGTCATCATCCCGAGGGCGTCGGTGTGCGCGGAGCGGATCACCGAGGTGCTCTCCACCGAGCCGGCGATCGTCAACTCCCCCACCGCGGACTCGCCCCAGTCCATCAACGGCGAGATCCGGTTCGACCACGCGACGTTCAGCTACACCGGCGCCGACCGTCCGGTGCTGCAGGACGTCTCGTTCACCGCTCGGCCCGGGACCACCACCGCCATCGTGGGGTCCACCGGCTCGGGCAAGTCGACGCTGGTGTCGCTGGTCTGCCGGCTCTACGACGTCACCGCGGGCGCGGTGTGTGTCGACGGGGTCGACGTCCGCGACCTCGATGTCGACCGCCTGTGGGACGCGATAGGGCTCGTGCCCCAACGGGGTTACCTGTTCTCCGGGACGGTCGCCGAGAACCTGCAGGTAGGGGTACGCCCCGGACATGTGGCGACCGAGGAACAGATGTGGGCGGCGCTGCGGGTCGCGTGCGCCGACGACTTCGTCGCCGCCCATCCCGACGGGCTGTCGATGCCGGTGGCCCAGGGCGGGATGAACTTCTCCGGCGGCCAGCGGCAGCGGCTGGCGATCGCCCGCGCGGTGATCCGCCGCCCAGCCGTCTACCTGTTCGACGACGCGTTCTCCGCGCTCGACGTGCACACCGACGCGCGGGTCCGCGAGCAGCTGCGCGAGGTCTCCGCGGGGGCCACGGTGATCATCGTCTCGCAACGCATCTCGACGGTGTCCGCCGCCGACCTGATCGTCGTCGTCGACGACGGCCGGGTGGTGGGCACCGGCACCCACGAACAACTGCTCGCCGACTGCCGGCCCTACCGGGAGTTCGCGGAGTCGCAGTCGATGCCGGTCGGTGAGCGATGA
- a CDS encoding ABC transporter family substrate-binding protein, translating into MGSVAALVLTGCSGAQNDAPTAGGSAELGTTADINPQDPATLQQGGNLRLPLTGFPANFNNLHIDGNLGEIGRMYRPTLPRAFFIKPDGEMTVNSDYFTDVQLTSTDPQVVTYTINPKAVWTNDRPVTWEDIAAQINATSGNDKRFLFASPNGSERVASVTKGVDDRQAVVTFAKHYADWRGMFAGNGMLYPKEMTQDPEAFNKGFLNGPGPSAGPFMITAVDRGAQRITLSRNPKWWGTPPLLDSMTYTVLDDAAMLPALENNALDSVGLATVDDLERARRAQGVTIRRAPAPNWYHLTLNGADGAPLADPALRAAISKGIDRQAVTAVSQRGLTDNPQALNNHIFLAGQEGYQDNSIAFDPEAAKRELDALGWTLGDSGAGQFREKDGKRLTLRDVFYDGASTRAIAQVVQNQLAQIGVNLELVPAPGGSLFTDYVVPGNFDAVQFAWGGDAFAFGGLTQIYASQGESNYGRIGSPQIDAKIEETLSELDPAKARTLANELDKMIWEIGHSLPLFQAPGNVAVRSNLANYGPTGIGDLNFSAIGFMK; encoded by the coding sequence GTGGGATCGGTGGCCGCACTGGTGCTGACCGGGTGCTCCGGCGCGCAGAACGACGCGCCGACGGCCGGCGGCAGCGCCGAGCTGGGCACCACCGCCGACATCAACCCGCAGGACCCGGCGACACTGCAGCAGGGCGGCAACCTCCGGCTGCCGCTGACGGGCTTCCCGGCCAACTTCAACAACCTGCACATCGACGGCAACCTCGGCGAGATCGGCCGCATGTACCGCCCGACTCTGCCGCGCGCGTTCTTCATCAAGCCCGACGGCGAGATGACCGTCAACAGCGACTACTTCACCGACGTGCAGCTGACCAGCACCGACCCGCAGGTCGTCACCTACACGATCAACCCGAAAGCGGTGTGGACCAACGACCGACCCGTCACCTGGGAGGACATCGCCGCCCAGATCAACGCCACCAGCGGCAACGACAAGCGCTTCCTGTTCGCCTCGCCCAACGGCAGCGAGCGGGTCGCGTCGGTAACCAAGGGGGTCGACGACAGGCAGGCTGTGGTCACCTTCGCCAAGCACTACGCCGACTGGCGGGGGATGTTCGCCGGCAACGGGATGCTCTACCCCAAGGAGATGACCCAGGATCCCGAGGCGTTCAACAAGGGCTTTCTCAACGGCCCCGGACCGTCCGCGGGACCGTTCATGATCACCGCCGTCGACCGCGGCGCTCAGCGAATCACTTTGAGCCGCAACCCGAAGTGGTGGGGAACCCCGCCGCTGTTGGACAGCATGACCTACACCGTGCTCGACGACGCCGCGATGCTGCCCGCGCTGGAGAACAACGCGCTGGACTCGGTCGGGCTCGCCACCGTCGACGATCTGGAACGGGCCCGCCGCGCCCAGGGGGTCACCATCCGTCGTGCCCCGGCGCCGAACTGGTACCACCTCACACTCAACGGCGCCGACGGCGCGCCGCTGGCCGACCCGGCACTGCGCGCGGCGATCAGCAAGGGCATCGACCGGCAGGCCGTCACCGCGGTGTCGCAGCGCGGGCTGACCGACAACCCGCAGGCGCTGAACAACCACATCTTCCTGGCCGGCCAGGAGGGTTACCAGGACAACAGCATCGCCTTCGACCCCGAGGCGGCCAAACGGGAACTCGACGCGCTCGGCTGGACGCTCGGCGACTCCGGGGCCGGGCAGTTCCGGGAGAAGGACGGCAAACGGCTGACCCTGCGCGACGTGTTCTACGACGGTGCGAGCACCCGCGCGATCGCGCAGGTGGTGCAGAACCAGCTGGCCCAGATCGGGGTCAACCTTGAGCTGGTGCCGGCGCCGGGCGGTTCGCTGTTCACCGACTATGTCGTGCCGGGCAACTTCGACGCCGTCCAGTTCGCTTGGGGTGGTGACGCATTCGCATTCGGCGGCCTGACCCAGATCTACGCCTCACAGGGTGAGAGCAACTACGGCAGGATCGGCAGCCCGCAGATCGACGCCAAGATCGAGGAGACGCTCTCCGAGCTGGATCCGGCCAAGGCGCGCACCCTTGCCAACGAACTCGACAAGATGATCTGGGAGATCGGGCACAGCCTGCCGCTGTTCCAGGCGCCCGGCAACGTGGCCGTGCGCAGCAATCTGGCCAACTACGGCCCCACCGGCATCGGCGACCTGAACTTCTCGGCGATCGGCTTCATGAAGTAG
- a CDS encoding AAA family ATPase: MKLHRLVLTNYRGITHRDIEFPDRGVVVVSGPNEVGKSSMLEALDLLLESKDRSSRKEVKQVKPTHADVGAEVTAEISAGPYRFVYRKRFHKRPETELTVLSPRREQLTGDEAHERVRAILAESVDLDLWQAQRVLQSAPTSAVELSGCNALSRALDVVAGEVDDAPAAAAGNMETLLIDRVEEEFRRYFTTTGRPTGEWAAATTRLRAADEDVARCAAAMAEVDDAVRTHAGLTGELARLEGECAAAAQRLAAARDAAQAVAVLRGEFDQATVRAEAARSAHTASAAALTERRRARAEIDERTASVSVLQAGSDAAAAELDIAKEMQVAAEEAAEQARTAVSTAQERVDTARGAVQRLADREDVDRLTTRIAAIERHERELATAQNDLSAITLTDAMLAGIESAAAAVDRATAAVEQTSAHIEITAAADVELSIDGQHVCLAAGEAWTAATGTATGIDLPGVLTVQVVPGASAAATQTVLDAATAKLAEALSQAGVEDVDAARALDRRRRDLRAARQQVRAILEALTADDSIDELRSRLVTLRSRMPAEEGLFEADGSLDPAAQRRELVEATAAHQQAIGDCETHRKVAEEAGKLLAARGLRAARLLEKLQAAQAELAAAGARLAEHRAVTGDDELAVRAEADADAVTAAEAVVARLGAELARHEPEAVAAALAAAERDAAAVAARQGELTEALREVSAQLKVYGTEGRKGRLDAAETERERAAAEFERVQRRARAAQLLRSVMGRHRDAMRQRYVDPFRGEVERLGRIVFGETFEVDVDSSLRIGHRTLSGRTVPYESLSGGAKEQLGIVARLAGAALVAREDSVPVVIDDALGFTDTERLTKMAEVFDAVAGDGQVIILTCSPQRYADVQTAKHIELIA, from the coding sequence GTGAAGCTGCACCGACTGGTCCTGACGAACTACCGCGGAATCACCCACCGCGACATCGAGTTCCCCGATCGCGGGGTGGTCGTGGTCAGCGGCCCGAACGAGGTGGGCAAGTCCTCGATGCTCGAGGCGCTCGACCTGTTGCTGGAGTCCAAGGACCGCTCCAGCAGGAAAGAGGTCAAGCAGGTCAAGCCGACCCACGCCGACGTCGGCGCGGAGGTGACGGCCGAGATCTCCGCCGGCCCCTACCGTTTCGTGTACCGCAAGCGCTTCCACAAGCGCCCGGAGACGGAGCTGACCGTGCTGAGCCCGCGGCGCGAACAGCTCACCGGCGACGAGGCACACGAACGGGTGCGCGCGATTCTGGCCGAGTCCGTGGACCTGGACCTGTGGCAGGCGCAGCGGGTGCTGCAGTCGGCACCGACCTCCGCGGTGGAACTGTCGGGCTGCAACGCGCTGTCCCGGGCACTGGACGTGGTGGCCGGTGAGGTCGACGACGCGCCTGCGGCCGCCGCGGGGAACATGGAGACGCTGCTCATCGACCGGGTGGAGGAGGAGTTCCGGCGCTACTTCACCACCACCGGCCGCCCCACGGGTGAATGGGCGGCGGCCACGACGCGGCTACGCGCAGCCGACGAGGACGTGGCGCGCTGCGCCGCGGCGATGGCCGAGGTGGACGACGCGGTGCGCACCCACGCCGGGCTCACCGGCGAGCTGGCCCGCCTCGAGGGTGAATGTGCCGCTGCCGCACAGCGACTCGCCGCCGCGCGGGACGCAGCCCAGGCTGTCGCGGTGCTGCGCGGCGAGTTCGACCAGGCGACGGTGCGCGCAGAGGCGGCGCGTTCCGCGCACACCGCGTCTGCCGCGGCGCTGACCGAGCGGCGCCGCGCCCGCGCCGAGATCGACGAACGCACCGCCTCGGTCTCGGTCCTGCAGGCCGGATCCGACGCTGCTGCAGCCGAACTGGACATCGCCAAGGAAATGCAGGTGGCCGCGGAAGAGGCCGCCGAGCAGGCACGCACCGCGGTCAGCACCGCCCAGGAACGGGTCGACACCGCCCGCGGCGCGGTGCAGCGGCTGGCCGACCGTGAGGACGTGGACCGCCTCACCACCCGGATCGCGGCGATCGAGCGGCACGAACGAGAGCTTGCGACCGCGCAGAACGATCTGTCGGCGATCACGCTCACCGACGCGATGCTGGCCGGCATCGAGAGCGCCGCGGCCGCCGTCGACCGGGCCACCGCCGCCGTCGAGCAGACCTCGGCGCACATCGAGATCACCGCCGCCGCCGACGTCGAGCTCAGCATCGACGGCCAGCACGTCTGCCTGGCGGCGGGCGAAGCCTGGACGGCCGCGACGGGCACCGCGACCGGGATCGACCTGCCGGGTGTGCTGACGGTGCAGGTGGTGCCGGGGGCGTCCGCGGCGGCCACCCAGACGGTGCTCGACGCGGCGACGGCCAAGCTGGCCGAGGCGCTGAGCCAGGCCGGGGTCGAGGACGTCGACGCCGCGCGCGCACTGGACCGGCGCCGACGCGATCTGCGGGCCGCCCGGCAGCAGGTGCGGGCGATCCTGGAGGCGCTGACCGCCGACGACTCCATCGACGAGTTGCGGTCCCGCCTTGTCACGTTGCGGTCCCGGATGCCCGCTGAGGAAGGGCTTTTCGAGGCTGACGGGTCGCTGGACCCGGCGGCGCAGCGGAGGGAGCTCGTCGAGGCCACCGCCGCGCACCAGCAGGCCATCGGCGACTGCGAGACCCATCGCAAGGTCGCCGAGGAGGCAGGCAAACTGCTGGCCGCCCGGGGCCTGCGTGCGGCGCGGCTGCTGGAGAAGCTGCAGGCCGCCCAGGCCGAGCTCGCCGCTGCGGGCGCACGACTGGCCGAACACCGGGCCGTCACCGGAGACGACGAGCTGGCGGTGCGGGCCGAGGCCGACGCCGATGCGGTGACCGCCGCCGAGGCCGTGGTGGCCCGGTTGGGCGCCGAGTTGGCACGGCACGAACCCGAGGCCGTCGCGGCGGCGCTCGCCGCGGCCGAGCGCGACGCCGCGGCGGTCGCGGCGCGACAGGGTGAGCTGACCGAGGCGCTGCGGGAGGTTTCCGCGCAGCTGAAGGTGTACGGCACCGAGGGGCGCAAGGGCCGTCTCGATGCCGCCGAGACCGAACGGGAGCGCGCGGCGGCCGAGTTCGAACGGGTGCAGCGCCGTGCGCGGGCGGCCCAGTTGCTCAGGTCGGTGATGGGCAGGCACCGCGACGCGATGCGCCAGCGCTATGTCGACCCGTTCCGCGGCGAGGTGGAACGCCTGGGCCGCATCGTGTTCGGGGAGACCTTCGAGGTCGACGTGGACAGCTCGCTGCGCATCGGGCACCGCACGCTGTCCGGCCGGACCGTGCCCTACGAATCGCTGTCCGGGGGTGCCAAGGAGCAGTTGGGCATCGTTGCGAGGCTGGCCGGGGCGGCGCTGGTCGCCCGGGAGGACAGTGTGCCGGTGGTGATCGACGATGCGCTGGGCTTCACCGACACCGAGCGGTTGACCAAGATGGCCGAGGTGTTCGACGCCGTCGCCGGTGACGGCCAGGTGATAATCCTGACCTGCAGCCCGCAGCGCTACGCCGACGTGCAGACCGCCAAGCACATCGAGCTGATCGCCTAG
- a CDS encoding DUF3558 domain-containing protein: protein MTRRLLSGMVAALAGLVVLTGCTQTVEGTAARSGTGTVPRNDNSERKYPNLLKECEVLTEDILAETVGADPLDIQSTFVGAICRWQAANPAGLVDITRFWFETGSLDNEREVAEQLQYQIENRSVAGISSIVMRPNDPNGACGVASDAAGVVGWWVNPQTPGMDACGMAIKLMELTLATRA from the coding sequence ATGACCCGCCGCCTGCTCTCCGGGATGGTCGCCGCGCTGGCCGGGCTGGTGGTGCTGACCGGTTGCACGCAGACCGTCGAGGGCACCGCCGCCAGGTCCGGCACCGGCACCGTGCCCCGGAACGACAACTCCGAGCGCAAGTACCCGAACCTGCTCAAGGAGTGCGAGGTCCTCACCGAGGACATCCTCGCCGAGACGGTGGGCGCCGACCCGCTGGACATCCAGAGCACGTTCGTCGGCGCGATCTGCCGTTGGCAGGCCGCAAACCCGGCCGGGCTGGTCGACATCACCCGCTTCTGGTTCGAGACCGGCAGCCTCGACAACGAGCGCGAGGTGGCCGAGCAGTTGCAGTATCAGATCGAGAATCGGTCGGTCGCGGGCATCTCGTCAATCGTCATGCGGCCCAACGATCCCAACGGCGCTTGCGGTGTCGCCAGTGACGCCGCCGGCGTCGTCGGCTGGTGGGTCAACCCCCAGACGCCGGGGATGGACGCGTGCGGGATGGCGATCAAGCTGATGGAACTGACGCTGGCCACCAGGGCCTGA
- a CDS encoding exonuclease SbcCD subunit D, giving the protein MRFLHTADWQLGMTRHYLNGDAQPRYSASRRSAVSTLGSLAAEVGAEFVVVAGDVFEHNQLAPREVSTALEAMRAITVPVYLLPGNHDPLDASSVYTSALFTSEKPDNVVVLDRPGVHEVRPGLELVAAPWFSKAPTTDLVGRVLDELPAEPGVTRVVVGHGAVDILVPDKDRPSLIGLAAVEAAISRGAVHYVALGDKHSRMSVGATGRVWYSGSPEVTNYDDIEPDPGHVLVVDIDEALPGRPVQVDARRVGTWRFMSLKHSVDDSRDVADLDINLDQMPDKEHTVIRLGLTGSLTVTDRAALDACLDRYARLFAALVPWDKQTDLAVMPADGEFDDLGIGGFAAAAVDELVATARSTGNDAEDARAALALLLRLTERGAA; this is encoded by the coding sequence ATGCGATTTCTGCACACTGCTGACTGGCAGCTGGGGATGACCCGTCACTACCTCAACGGCGATGCGCAGCCACGGTATTCGGCGTCCCGGCGCAGCGCGGTCAGCACGCTCGGGTCCCTGGCTGCCGAGGTGGGCGCGGAGTTCGTCGTGGTCGCCGGAGACGTGTTCGAGCACAACCAGTTGGCCCCGCGCGAGGTCAGCACCGCGCTGGAGGCCATGCGCGCCATCACGGTGCCGGTCTACCTGCTGCCGGGCAACCACGATCCGCTGGATGCGTCGTCGGTGTACACCAGCGCGCTGTTCACCTCCGAGAAGCCCGACAACGTCGTGGTGCTCGACCGGCCGGGCGTGCACGAGGTCCGTCCCGGGCTGGAGCTGGTGGCCGCGCCATGGTTCTCCAAGGCACCTACCACCGACCTGGTGGGGCGGGTCCTCGACGAACTGCCGGCAGAGCCGGGGGTGACGCGTGTCGTCGTCGGTCACGGCGCCGTCGACATCCTGGTGCCGGACAAGGACCGGCCGTCGCTGATCGGGCTCGCCGCCGTCGAGGCCGCGATCAGCCGCGGCGCCGTCCACTATGTCGCGCTGGGCGACAAGCACTCCCGGATGAGTGTCGGCGCCACCGGCCGGGTCTGGTACTCGGGCTCGCCCGAGGTCACCAACTACGACGACATCGAACCCGACCCCGGGCACGTGCTCGTCGTCGACATCGACGAAGCGTTGCCGGGTCGGCCGGTGCAGGTCGATGCGCGCCGGGTCGGCACCTGGCGCTTCATGTCGCTGAAGCACTCGGTGGACGACAGCCGCGACGTCGCCGACCTCGACATCAACCTCGACCAGATGCCCGACAAGGAGCACACGGTGATCCGGCTGGGGCTGACCGGGTCGCTCACGGTCACCGACCGGGCCGCGCTCGACGCCTGCCTGGACCGCTACGCGCGGTTGTTCGCGGCGCTGGTGCCGTGGGACAAGCAGACCGACTTGGCGGTGATGCCCGCCGACGGAGAGTTCGACGACCTCGGGATCGGTGGCTTCGCGGCCGCCGCGGTGGACGAGCTGGTGGCCACCGCGCGGTCGACCGGCAACGACGCCGAGGACGCCCGCGCCGCGCTGGCGCTGCTGCTGCGTCTCACCGAAAGGGGCGCGGCGTGA
- a CDS encoding DUF3558 domain-containing protein, giving the protein MHGVNSSFRGQRRPAVSVIAPRVRRGLAVAAVAILPVVAGCSDSEPQGPTVPSSEAPVQETVSHGPFFPECGGISDEEITKQTKVPGLVNTAKTSVGCQWLSGGSILGPHFSFSWFRGSPIGRERKTMELSRTSVEDINIEGYDGFIGINEDPDPKIGVNLCEVGIQFDDDFIEWSISYAQPPYPDACEVAKELTRQSIVNSK; this is encoded by the coding sequence GTGCATGGCGTGAACTCCAGCTTCCGCGGACAGCGTCGGCCTGCGGTGTCGGTTATTGCTCCTCGCGTACGCCGGGGGCTGGCCGTTGCTGCTGTGGCAATCCTGCCGGTGGTCGCCGGCTGCTCGGACTCCGAGCCGCAGGGCCCGACCGTGCCGTCGAGCGAGGCGCCGGTGCAGGAGACCGTGTCGCACGGGCCGTTCTTCCCCGAATGCGGCGGCATCAGCGACGAGGAGATCACCAAGCAGACCAAGGTGCCGGGGCTGGTGAACACCGCCAAGACGTCGGTCGGGTGTCAGTGGCTCTCCGGCGGGTCGATCCTGGGGCCGCACTTCTCGTTCTCGTGGTTCCGCGGGAGCCCGATCGGTCGGGAGCGCAAGACCATGGAGTTGTCCCGGACCAGCGTGGAAGACATCAACATCGAGGGCTACGACGGCTTCATCGGGATCAACGAGGACCCCGACCCGAAGATCGGCGTGAACCTGTGTGAGGTCGGCATCCAGTTCGACGACGACTTCATCGAGTGGTCGATCAGCTACGCCCAGCCGCCCTATCCGGATGCGTGTGAGGTCGCCAAGGAACTCACCCGCCAGTCGATCGTGAACTCCAAATGA
- a CDS encoding histidine phosphatase family protein, translated as MSHRHRTLVLLRHAKSDYPDGVVDHDRPLAERGVREAALAGEWIRANVGDVDAVLCSTATRTRQTLERTGITAPVEFVDRLYDATPGVVIEEINAVPTRFPGDVSTLLVIGHEPVMSSLALGLAADPDTEADNRAYQQVSAKFPTSAIAVLHTTAPWDRLALRGARLVDFHVPR; from the coding sequence ATGAGTCACCGTCATCGCACCCTCGTGCTGCTCCGCCACGCCAAGTCGGACTATCCCGACGGAGTCGTCGACCACGACCGGCCGCTGGCCGAGCGCGGGGTCCGGGAGGCCGCGCTGGCCGGTGAATGGATCAGGGCGAACGTCGGCGACGTGGACGCGGTGCTGTGTTCGACGGCGACGCGGACCCGGCAGACGCTGGAACGCACTGGCATCACCGCACCGGTGGAGTTCGTCGACCGCCTCTACGACGCGACGCCCGGCGTGGTGATCGAGGAGATCAACGCCGTACCGACCCGGTTTCCCGGCGACGTGTCGACCCTGCTGGTCATCGGGCACGAGCCGGTGATGTCGTCGCTGGCCCTGGGGCTGGCCGCCGACCCGGACACCGAGGCCGACAACCGTGCCTACCAGCAGGTCTCGGCGAAGTTCCCGACCTCGGCGATCGCGGTGCTGCACACCACCGCACCGTGGGACCGGCTCGCGCTGCGCGGTGCCCGGCTCGTCGACTTCCACGTCCCGCGCTGA